Proteins encoded in a region of the Maniola jurtina chromosome 12, ilManJurt1.1, whole genome shotgun sequence genome:
- the LOC123870084 gene encoding toll-like receptor 7 gives MFQFVTFLLVTLGVISAYVTRDSDNCRKDFDGDKGTTLCHVRTLETNGSNLASAPSESTRSLTVECNQLLLFESYLEANYFQRFVTLEELTLRNCKLLRVPGNAFEGLRELKKLSIRTKNYEWSHNKILELSLGTFNGLRELQTLDLGENNLKSIPSDVFCPLDNLQILNITHNKIKAIDRLGFGTSCGSGLRNLDLSHNEIKSLSEESEISGLRRLQELRLQHNNISDISSEIFNGLISLRILNISHNNLHTIPEGTFSNTKELREIYLNNNILFELARGVLHRLEQLLVLDLSNNQLSSAHIDGGTFIGLIRLVILNLSNNALTRIDGKTFKDLFFLQILDLRNNSIGYIEENTFLPLYNLHTLNLAENRLHTIDEFLFNGLFVLSKLNLNNNLLINIDAKAFKNCSDLKELDLSSNQLTDVPRAVWELSVLKTLDLGENLINDIKNGSFKNLDQLTGLRLIDNQIGNFSVGMFWDLPSLQVLNLAKNKIQAIERGSFQRNNQLEAIRLDGNFISDINGVFSTLLSLLWLNLSENHLVWFDYAFIPSNLKWLDVHGNFIEHLGNYYKIQDQIRIKTLDVSHNRIVEISPLAIPNSVELLFINNNHINNIQVNTFMEKRNLTRVDIYANEISHLDINSLRLSPVPSNKSLPEFYIGGNPFDCDCSMEWLPLINNMTAMRQHPRIMDLENVLCKMTHTRGVTHIPLSNLKSTDFLCTYETHCFTLCHCCDYVACDCQMTCPYNCSCYHDPTWHTNVVDCSSQSAVEIPEKIPMDATEVYIDGNNFKELQNYAFIGRKNMRSLYVNSSDVENIHNRTFAGLSSLVILHLGNNKLKYLNGYEFEHLTSLTELYLQENFIAYIENNTFSSLVSLKILRLDGNRLVDFNLWILTLNKNLNSISIGNNMWSCKCRYLQRFTAYISENVPKIIDLVDVWCSNIGQSPQKKELNLNGTICSDYYASDTAMDNMLITNYMPMMVTSLTGFMLILLVTLIIFLCRDTIRIWLYTSCGIRFFPFAGAYDDTDKLYDAYLCYSPKDDDFVIQTLAAELENGSPSYHLCLHYRDIPQAGVPYMQCTLPLPEAAEASKRIILVLTRNFLETEWSRFEFKQALHTILKSRIYTLVIIEDSSVLNEAQCDPDLRPYLKTSLRIKWGQNKFWEKLRYAMPDRKYKSKTSSFRNNISSYTMRSGVQNGTMRSFSFTEKMRGPGDSVTATPEFLEGHSQHVQTAYGSDGRPPSDHIYSSIDSDYSSLELGGSNPNRRREFRHWPPPPALIDTQHSGGQAYLV, from the coding sequence atgtttcaatttgtGACTTTTTTACTAGTGACTTTGGGTGTAATTTCCGCGTATGTCACGAGAGATTCGGATAACTGTCGAAAAGATTTCGATGGCGATAAGGGCACAACTTTGTGTCATGTGCGGACGCTTGAAACGAATGGATCGAATCTTGCATCGGCACCTTCTGAGAGTACGAGAAGTTTAACCGTCGAGTGTAACCAACTTCTgttatttgaaagttatcttgAAGCAAACTATTTTCAAAGATTCGTAACATTGGAGGAGTTAACTCTACGCAACTGCAAACTACTTCGGGTACCTGGGAATGCTTTTGAAGGATTACGTGAACTTAAGAAGTTATCAATACGAACTAAAAACTATGAGTGGAGCcataataaaattttggaacTTTCACTCGGAACTTTCAATGGTCTACGGGAACTACAGACACTTGATTTAGGAGAAAACAATCTCAAATCAATACCTTCAGATGTTTTCTGCCCTTTAGATAATTTGCAAATATTGAACATCACTCATAATAAAATCAAGGCCATAGACCGTCTTGGCTTTGGGACAAGTTGTGGATCTGGTTTAAGGAACCTAGACCTAAGCCACAATGAGATAAAATCTTTGAGTGAAGAGTCGGAAATATCTGGACTTCGTCGTCTCCAAGAGCTCAGACTTCAACATAATAACATTAGTGATATCTCAAGTGAAATATTTAATGGACTCATTTCATTACGCATATTGAATATTTCTCATAATAATTTGCATACCATACCCGAGGGCACATTCTCTAATACGAAAGAGTTGCGAGAAATATATCTGAATAATAACATACTATTTGAATTGGCCAGAGGCGTTTTGCACCGATTAGAACAGCTGCTTGTCTTAGATTTATCGAATAATCAACTCTCAAGCGCTCATATCGATGGAGGAACATTTATTGGTCTTATACGCTTAGTCATTCTGAATTTATCCAATAACGCCTTGACGAGGATAGATGGTAAGACGTTCAAGGATTTATTCTTCCTTCAAATATTAGATTTAAGAAATAACTCAATCGGCTATATTGAAGAGAACACTTTCCTTCCTTTGTATAATTTACATACTTTAAATTTAGCCGAAAATAGATTGCATACTATTGACGAGTTCCTTTTTAATGGCTTATttgttttaagtaaattaaatttaaataacaatCTTCTCATTAACATTGATGCAAAGGCATTTAAAAATTGTTCAGATTTGAAAGAATTAGATTTAAGTTCCAACCAATTAACCGACGTTCCAAGAGCTGTTTGGGAACTGTCCGTATTAAAAACTTTAGATTTGGGAGAAAACTTAATTAACGATATTAAAAATGGGTCATTTAAGAATTTAGATCAGTTAACTGGCTTACGATTGATAGATAACCAAATCGGAAACTTTAGTGTAGGAATGTTCTGGGATTTACCAAGCCTTCAAGTATTAAATTTagcaaaaaacaaaattcaggcCATTGAAAGAGGAAGTTTTCAACGAAATAATCAATTGGAAGCCATACGATTGGATGGTAATTTCATATCGGATATAAACGGAGTGTTTTCGACCTTGTTAAGTTTACTTTGGCTTAATTTATCTGAAAATCATTTAGTATGGTTCGATTACGCGTTTATTCCTAGCAATTTGAAATGGTTAGATGTACACGGAAATTTCATAGAGCATTTAGGTAATTACTACAAAATACAAGATCAAATTAGAATAAAAACATTGGATGTTAGTCATAACCGAATTGTAGAAATATCTCCATTAGCGATCCCTAACAGTGTGGAACTATTGTTTATAAACAACAACCACATTAACAATATCCAAGTAAACACATTTATGGAGAAACGTAATCTCACCAGAGTTGATATTTACGCAAATGAGATATCTCATTTAGATATCAACAGCCTCCGGTTATCGCCAGTCCCATCGAACAAGTCGTTGCCAGAGTTCTATATAGGAGGAAATCCGTTTGATTGCGATTGCTCTATGGAATGGTTGCCTTTAATAAATAACATGACTGCCATGAGACAACACCCAAGAATAATGGATCTTGAAAACGTGCTATGCAAAATGACACATACTAGAGGTGTTACACACATTccattaagtaatttaaaatcaaCAGATTTCTTGTGCACATATGAAACTCATTGCTTTACATTGTGCCACTGTTGTGACTATGTTGCTTGTGATTGCCAAATGACTTGCCCTTATAATTGTTCTTGTTACCACGACCCGACCTGGCACACCAATGTAGTCGATTGTTCTAGTCAAAGCGCTGTCGAAATACCGGAAAAAATACCTATGGACGCAACTGAGGTCTACATAGATGGGAACAACTTTAAAGAATTGCAAAATTATGCATTCATTGGCAGGAAAAATATGAGATCGCTTTATGTAAATTCCAGTGACGttgaaaatatacataatagaacatttgccggTTTATCTTCCCTCGTTATTTTGCATCTGGGGaataataaactgaaatatctaaatggGTATGAGTTTGAGCATTTGACTTCCCTCACTGAGCTTTATTTACAAGAAAATTTCATAGCCTATATcgaaaataacactttttcaaGTTTGGTCTCGTTAAAAATTTTAAGATTAGATGGAAATAGATTAGTCGATTTTAATCTTTGGATTTTAACTTTGAATAAGAATTTAAATAGCATCTCTATAGGTAATAACATGTGGTCGTGTAAATGTAGATACTTGCAAAGGTTTACAGCTTATATATCAGAAAATGTTCCTAAAATAATTGATTTAGTGGATGTATGGTGTTCAAATATAGGGCAGTCACCACAAAAGAAAGAATTAAATCTTAACGGTACCATATGCAGTGACTATTACGCCAGCGATACGGCGATGGACAATATGCTCATAACAAATTACATGCCAATGATGGTGACCTCATTGACTGGGTTTATGTTAATCCTACTCGTTactcttataatatttttgtgtagAGATACAATTCGAATATGGCTTTATACCAGCTGCGGAATTAGATTTTTCCCATTCGCTGGAGCATATGATGACACAGATAAACTATACGATGCCTATTTATGCTATAGTCCGAAAGATGATGATTTTGTTATACAAACGCTTGCCGCTGAGTTGGAAAATGGCAGTCCATCTTACCACCTTTGTTTGCATTATCGAGATATTCCGCAGGCTGGGGTTCCTTATATGCAATGTACACTACCTTTACCTGAAGCAGCTGAAGCATCTAAGCGTATCATTCTTGTGTTGACAAGAAATTTTCTAGAAACTGAATGGTCACGCTTTGAATTCAAGCAGGCTTTGCATACCATCTTAAAATCACGAATTTATACTCTTGTAATTATAGAAGACAGTTCAGTTTTGAATGAAGCTCAATGCGATCCAGACCTGAGACCatatttaaaaactagcttaCGAATAAAATGGGGTCAAAACAAGTTTTGGGAAAAATTACGCTATGCAATGCCAGATCGCAAATATAAATCGAAAACATCTAGTTTTAGAAACAATATTAGTTCTTACACAATGAGAAGTGGTGTCCAAAATGGCACGATGAGATCATTTTCCTTTACGGAAAAAATGAGAGGGCCTGGAGATAGTGTGACCGCGACTCCTGAATTTTTAGAGGGTCATTCACAACATGTTCAGACCGCTTATGGTTCCGATGGCAGGCCACCATCGGACCACATATATTCATCTATAGATTCAGATTACTCGTCGTTAGAATTAGGTGGAAGTAATCCTAATCGAAGACGAGAGTTTAGGCATTGGCCACCGCCTCCTGCTTTAATTGACACACAACATTCTGGTGGCCAAGCTTATCTTGTCTAG